The stretch of DNA GGAAAGTTACCATGTACCCCAAATATGTTCTGTCTGTGTTTGGACCACACTCCACATAATGATTGAGCACAAGGAGAAGAAATACAAGGCAATTACAGAAAAAAGGCAAGCAGGCAAGGTCTTTCTGCTCTTGTGTTAATGGccttaaataaaaatctcagcATGGGCAACACAAGAAACCCAGAGAAGGGAGGTAAATGTAGCTGCATTTCAGAGCAGCAAATCTTGTATAGCACAAAACCAGAACCAGCTCTTTGCTGACATTGCAGCATCTCTTTCCTAtagaaggaaataataaaaaaggggTTTATGCATAAACACAATACACTGAGGCTGCTATTGGCATGGCTAAGTTGTGCCTGGATTTTGTTCTGCAAACCTTTTCCATTAACATTTCTGTCGGGAAAGCTGACTCTTGGGAGATGTAATGAACCATCTGACTTTGGTTTGGTTGTGGAACAAGGGGTTACTCTCTGGAGGGTGCACAGCCGAGCTCCAAGCTACACCCAGCTCTGTTTCCTTATACAGAGGATGACGAGTGCTCCAGCACGAGCAGCACGTGGGAAAGCAGCAACCCTCAGCCTTGCTTTAAACAAATTAAAGTGCCTTTGGAACAGTAAGGATTTGCTCTGTGACAAACATTTGACTCTCCTCGTCATCATTTTGTCCCTAATGCTTCCAGCCCAACAGTTGCACAGACAAGTGCTCACATGGCTTTTggcctttctcttccttcctcccctccacgcaggctctgcttcccctcctcAGTCACTGCCTTCACTTGCTGTCTCCTGCTGGTTCCTTAAATGTTTGCTCAGGCCCGTGCAAACCTTGCTGTTTATGTCATTTCAGCTCCTGTCTGAGATAAGACACACGAGATCCTGTGGGACATCTTAGGGTTGTTCTGCATTTTCCACAGGATTATGCTCTGGCAGCGCACCCTGGTCGAGTCCTTTAGTGCTGCTTGGGATTCTAATCTGAGAAAGCTCCACAGAGAGGGGGAGCTGCAACCATAATTGACCCACACccagaaaaaacacagagaaattctGGGAAATCACAGTGGAACTGCAGAGCCCGATTCCTCTGGTACAAAACCCTGTTTGTCCAGTGGCTTTGgggctccctgcctgctggccAGCCACGGCAGAGCTCGGGGCCAGCTGAGACATGTCAGGAAAACAAGGCAAAGAGACGGGGAGGAGCCTCACCCGGGCTTTTCTGTTTATACCCTGTCTCTTCTTATTAAGTCTTTACAGAGGAAATACAATGTCTGCCCTTCACTGCAATTCCAGAGCATTTTTGAATGTCTCTCATTCCCAACATGTGGCTGAATTAGTCAGCTCATGGTAGTTGCCCAATGAGGTATTGGTGCTGCTGATCTTCCAGCATGAAATGGGTCTTAGCAAAGGTTTAGACATTTGGCTTGCACTTTTCCACACCCAAACAGATGTCCCTGTCCTCTGCATTGAAGGAGGACCAGCACTGGCACTGcatctgctctgcagggactTTTGGGGAGTTCTTGCTCGTGGCATTCTGAAAAAACCCCAGGTGTTTCCCTGTCCAGAATTCCCAGTACGTTGgccacacagctgtgctgtatCTAAGCAGAGGTAGTTTGGTATCCACAGTGCTCCCATATTTGCCCTTGAATGTGGAAAAATCCCATCTCTCCTTGTGACACAGATACCTGAGCTCTTTGAGGAAGGACCTGGGCTTTATCTGCCCTAACTCAGTGATGTGGTGTGTCCTGAAagggcagctgggagagcaggcagctgctggaggctgctgagcCAGCCAGCAGTGGGGCCTGGCCACGTGGCAGGTGAGCGTGGCTGCTGAGGGTGTGATTATGGCACGAGGTGCTGGCTTGGTGGCCCCCACTGTAGCTCCAAGAATACCTCTGCAGACAAATTTAGGGAATGGACAGCTGTTTTAGCCAAGGGACTGCTTCTGCTTTCACTCCTGTGCAGCCAAGAGACCAGCCCTGGCCAAAAAGGTTGCTGCAAAACTCACTAGAGGTCTGACTCCTGGGAACATGCTGTCGCCATATGGTCTCCACATTAATAACACCAAACAAGTGCTTCATAAACAGTGCTCTAACGACAAATACCAGAGGAATTAATAATAATCTAGCTATTATTTTCTAATGTTCTCGCTTTATTAAGAACACTGATGCTGTCTGAATGAGCTCTTCCGGAAGAACAACATCTGGCACTCACATGAATACCTGATGAAATCCTTATGATCCCGGGTATCTGATAAATTTACGgccagaacagcagcagtttgtGCCCGTCTGGCTCACAGTAACAGTGCCCTTCTCTCTCGTTCTAGGTCAGAACGTATTGCCCATGCTGTTCTACACTCTGACTGCAGTAACAGTGCCCTTCTCTCTCGTTCTAGGTCAGAACGTAATGCCCATGCTGTTCTACACTCTGACTGTAGCTTTTTTGATCGGCACACAGGCAGCTCCCAAGTCAGAGGACAATGCTCCACTGGAGTTTCCTGCAGAACACTCCCTGCTCAGTACCCGGAGCAACCGACCCCACATTGCCCAGGAGGCTCTGCAGACATCCCACGGCCACGCCACGTGGAGCCTCGGCAGGAGAGAAGCTCTAAACATCACTGTGGACCCCAAAATCTTTCGGAAGCGGCGTTTCCGGTCTCCCCGGGTGCTGTTCAGCACAGAGCCCCCGCCGGTGGCCGGGCAGgacaggaatttgggatttctcAGCAGCACGGGGGCTCTCAACAGgactgccaggagcaggaggagcacgCACCCCGTGCTGCACCGTGGGGAGTTCTCGGTGTGCGACAGCGTCAGCATGTGGGTCGGGGACAAAACCACGGCCACCGACATCAAGGGCAAGGAGGTGACGGTGCTGGGCGAGGTCAACATCAACAACAACGTCTTTAAGCAGTACTTTTTCGAGACCAAGTGCAGGGACCCCAAGCCGGTGTCGGGCGGGTGCCGCGGCATCGACGCCAAGCACTGGAACTCGTACTGCACCACCACCCACACCTTCGTCAAGGCCCTGACCATGGAGGGCAAGCAGGCGGCCTGGAGGTTCATCCGCATCGACACCGCCTGCGTCTGCGTGCTCAGCAGGAAGGCGGCCAGGCCCTGAGCCCGCGCCCTCCGACCCCCCTACCTCAgcctgtaaattattttaagttataAAGGACTGCATGGTATATTTATAGTTTATACAATACAGAAAGAACCTCATTATTTATTAAACTCTTTTGGAAACCTTTGGTGTTTTGTAAGTTATTTACTGGCAGAGCTCTTTAAAATGAGTGTTTGTTTTAGTATCGTTCACCTCTACAACTCTGGGCTGTTGAACAAGGtttcagcaaaaagaaaacattttccacaCAGTTTTCACACGTATTGCTTTCTTCTACAAGAAAATTTCCCTGCCAGTTTATTGTagcttttttttcaattgaaatttttttttgtccaaataCCAGGAGAACAAAACAGAACTTCCAAAACTTGCTTCCAGTGTTACTAATTATCCATAAAGGTATTAATCATATATAATTAGTCATCTTAGTGAAGTCCTGGTAGAAACACTAGTTCTTCATTGTTGCCAGATCAATTTATAAGTAAGAACTTTagtgcatattttaaaattgcccACTATTACTTTCATTGCAAAAATAATCCATTCTGAATTATTCTGAAACATTTGTTTGCACAAGAATAGAATCTCAGAGTGtgtatttttgtgttaaaatggTATTTTACAGCTCATTACTTCAGAACTATATCAGAGTGATGGGATTTCAAATGTCAATATGcttatataaatttaaaaagttcaCGTGCCTT from Vidua chalybeata isolate OUT-0048 chromosome 24, bVidCha1 merged haplotype, whole genome shotgun sequence encodes:
- the NGF gene encoding beta-nerve growth factor, whose amino-acid sequence is MPMLFYTLTVAFLIGTQAAPKSEDNAPLEFPAEHSLLSTRSNRPHIAQEALQTSHGHATWSLGRREALNITVDPKIFRKRRFRSPRVLFSTEPPPVAGQDRNLGFLSSTGALNRTARSRRSTHPVLHRGEFSVCDSVSMWVGDKTTATDIKGKEVTVLGEVNINNNVFKQYFFETKCRDPKPVSGGCRGIDAKHWNSYCTTTHTFVKALTMEGKQAAWRFIRIDTACVCVLSRKAARP